The Anopheles gambiae chromosome 2, idAnoGambNW_F1_1, whole genome shotgun sequence genomic sequence CGAAGCACTTCCATCGTTACGGACAGTATGGTGTTGAGCTTGGCGCGATCGGCTGGATTATCGCTTTTCTTCAACTTCCACGGTGCGGTGGTTTCGAAGAAATTGTTCGCTGTATGCAGAAGATGAACGATTGTATCGACTACGAGATAAAAGTTGTAGTTTTTGTAATGGCTCGATGCTTTGTCTGCAAAAGAGAACATGTAGATTCATTAGTATAATTTCAAGATGCAAGTCACGTGTCTGTCCTTCTCACCGGGCATCTCTTCCAATGCTTCCAGCATCCGTTTTGTGGCATCAATTTCTTTCAACGCGCCGAGCGCTTCCCTATCGACTGCCGGGAATATAGACTCAGCGTTCAAAGCTTTTCCACAGCAACGTGAAAGCAAATTGCCCAGCGTATCGGCCAGCTCTGAATTCAATATTCGCAGCACTTTTGTGTCACTGTAATCTAAGGAAGGAAGGAGCATAATTACTGAATGAACACTCAAACAGCTTACACGGTCAAGTTAATTACGTACTCCCATCACTGTGTGCGACTCCTTCGCGCAGTAGAAAATAGCGCAATCCTTCGTAGGTGTACAGTTCCGCTCGCTCGTTAGGATCCACAACGTTCTGTTTGCTTTTCGACATCTTCTGATTGTCAACTGTCCAGTGTGAATGCACCAACAGCTGCCGCGGTGGTTCGATCTGTGCCGCCAGCAGAAAGGCTGGCCAGTAGATTCCGTGAAACTTTAAAATATCCTTCCCCAGCACCTGCACGGTCGGTGGCCAACGGGTGCGGAAGCTTTCCTTGGGATAGCCGGCCACCGTCAGATAGTTTACCAGTGCATCTAACCACACGTACACCGATTGAGATGGGTCCGATGGTACCGGAACGCCCCAGGACACGCGATTCATTGGGCGCGAAATCGAAATGTCAGGCAACGGTTCCTCCAGCCAATCGAGCAATATGCGGCCGAACTTGTCCGGCTGTATGCGACGACCCTCGAGCCCTTTCACCCAATGCCGCACATCGTCCTGGTAGCGGCTCAGCCGAAACATGTAGTTTTCTTCCTCCGTCCATTCGACCGGATGCCCGGACTCGAGCGAACATTTTTCCCCACGCTCGTTTTCCTTCAGCTGGCTGTCGGTGAGAAATGTTTCGTCCGGCACGCAGTACCAGCCGGAATAGCTCGCCGAGTAGATGCTGTCGGATGCGGCTAGCGATCTCCAAAATGATTGCACGGCCTGCCGATGATCCGTGTCGGTGGTACGGATGAAACGACTGTAGTCAATCTGAAACCGGCCAAACAGCTCGCGATACTTGGTGGAAATGGCATCACAATAGTCCTCCGTCGAGGTGGAATGCTTAATGGCGGCTTGCTGGATCTTTAGACCATGCTCGTCGGTTCCGGTACTTAAAAAACAGTTACCCGATTCGGCCGGGCAGGTAATTTGATTAAAGCGATGGATTGCATCGGCTATCACAGACGAGTAAAGGTGGCCAATGTGAGGTGCTGCAataataaagaagaaaaaaaagccataAGCTATTGCACAAATAAATATTGGACTAAGCTTAGTTGTTAGTTGCTACTGTCGTCAAGCAGGGATTAGTCGTTAAGTACCCTTCATTCACGTACCTGCATTCACGTAGAAGATTGGAGTGGTCACGAATGAGTGCTGTATTTGCGAAGAGAATCTTCTTGAAAAAATCCACCTTGTTACCATGTCGCTCGGTGATGATTCAACCAATAGTGAGAATGATGGTCGTTATTTATGATTCTTTCACTGTGCACAGCacgttgccatttattatttGTTCAATGAAAACTTTACGAAACACCGGCTTTCCGCTACCGAAAACAAGCCCCGAAATTTGCGAACCAAAACAATCGCCAGCTGATTTCGGTTTGACACGTTTCGCCAAAGCAGGACGAAGCATGCATCTTCCTTCGCATTCGCACACCCACAATGACAACAAACGCCTGTCAGTTTGACAACGCCAAAGCAATGGTGAAAAAATCGACTTTCCTtgcaacgaaaaacaaatctcGTTTGTATGCGGAAACTAATTTGGGCATAATAAGGCTTTAAAGTTAGTTTAAAGGTAGTGAGACAAAAATGTCTCTCCCTAGCATCATCTTGAccgtggtgttggtggtatcGTTCGCTGTGCTCATCGCACCACTACAAGGTAAGAAATAGGACGGCAGATCCTGGCCAGACTGGTTCCGCAAGATAAACAAAGCTACAAACCTTTCTCCTGCAATTCTGCTGCACCCGTAGGTCAGCTGCACAAAAACCTCAAGTACTACGAGACGCTTCACGCAAAGGATCTTTCGCACAGGATCGAAAAGCGTGGCACCAAACACAGCAACCACCCGTTCAACACGATTAAGGAGGTG encodes the following:
- the LOC1273580 gene encoding methionine--tRNA ligase, mitochondrial, with translation MVTRWIFSRRFSSQIQHSFVTTPIFYVNAAPHIGHLYSSVIADAIHRFNQITCPAESGNCFLSTGTDEHGLKIQQAAIKHSTSTEDYCDAISTKYRELFGRFQIDYSRFIRTTDTDHRQAVQSFWRSLAASDSIYSASYSGWYCVPDETFLTDSQLKENERGEKCSLESGHPVEWTEEENYMFRLSRYQDDVRHWVKGLEGRRIQPDKFGRILLDWLEEPLPDISISRPMNRVSWGVPVPSDPSQSVYVWLDALVNYLTVAGYPKESFRTRWPPTVQVLGKDILKFHGIYWPAFLLAAQIEPPRQLLVHSHWTVDNQKMSKSKQNVVDPNERAELYTYEGLRYFLLREGVAHSDGNYSDTKVLRILNSELADTLGNLLSRCCGKALNAESIFPAVDREALGALKEIDATKRMLEALEEMPDKASSHYKNYNFYLVVDTIVHLLHTANNFFETTAPWKLKKSDNPADRAKLNTILSVTMEVLRQAGIAAQPIVPGLSKQLLDKLQIVPTARRWNNLQVSFRTQDAPLAQDECILFRRIMPPAQKTDPDQIRSEKRPTKKKKQAA